One Cuculus canorus isolate bCucCan1 chromosome 1, bCucCan1.pri, whole genome shotgun sequence DNA segment encodes these proteins:
- the IRAK4 gene encoding interleukin-1 receptor-associated kinase 4 has translation MSKPVTTSTYVRCLSYGLMRQLADLIDPQEGWKKLAVDITNPCGASRYNQMHIRRFEAFVPMGKSPTCELLYDWGTTNCTVGDLVDLLIRNQFLAPASLLLPEAVRMTEEVTLPLSSQETLPIHEKQLPVQEKELASTKPILVQSTEKQNSAPSYLSQENSSSQSSNTDFRNFQFHELESVTNHFDARPESAGGNKLGEGGFGVVFKGYINGRNVAVKKLIAMVDVSVQDLKQQFDQEIKIMAKCQHENLVELVGFSSDGAQPCLVYEYMPNGSLLDRLACLDNTPPISWNTRCKIVQGTANGINYLHENSHIHRDIKSANILLTDTYVPKISDFGLARASVTFTRTILTERVVGTAAYMAPEALRGEVTPKSDIFSFGVVLLEIITGLPPVDENREPQLLLSIKDDIEDEEATIEDYVDEKMNDWDALSVHKIYSVADQCLNEKKNRRPDIKTVLQHLQEIKT, from the exons ATGAGCAAGCCCGTGACGACTTCCACTTATGTGCGCTGCCTGAGCTATGGGCTCATGCGGCAGCTGGCAGACCTCATCGATCCGCAGGAAGGGTGGAAGAAGTTGGCAGTAGACATAACCAACCCATGCGGTGCAAGCAGATACAACCAGATGCACATAAG GAGATTTGAGGCATTTGTACCAATGGGAAAGAGCCCCACGTGTGAATTACTCTATGACTGGGGAACAACAAACTGTACTGTTGGTGATCTTGTGGATCTGCTGATTAGGAATCAGTTCCTAGCGCCAGCAAGCCTTTTGCTTCCAG AAGCTGTAAGGATGACAGAAGAAGTTACATTAcctctttcttcacaggaaacCTTACCTATACATGAGAAGCAACTGCCTGTACAAGAAAAAGAACTGGCATCTACAAAACCTATTTTAGTTCAAAGTACTGAGAAGCAAAATTCAGCTCCTTCCTATTTGAGTCAAGAAAATAGCAGCTCACAGTCTAGTAACACAG ATTTCCgtaattttcagtttcatgaGTTGGAAAGTGTTACAAATCATTTTGATGCACGACCAGAATCCGCTGGAGGTAATAAACTGGGAGAAGGTGGCTTTGGCGTTGTGTTCAAAGGCTACATCAATGGCAGAAATGTGGCTGTCAAGAAGCTGATTGCT ATGGTTGACGTTAGTGTGCAGGACTTGAAACAGCAATTtgatcaagaaataaaaataatggcaAA GTGTCAGCATGAGAATCTGGTAGAATTGGTTGGTTTCTCAAGTGATGGTGCTCAGCCATGTCTGGTGTATGAATACATGCCCAACGGTTCATTGCTTGACAGACTTGCTTGTTTG GACAACACTCCACCAATTTCTTGGAATACAAGATGTAAAATTGTTCAAGGTACAGCAAATGGCATCAACTATTTGCATGAAAATAGCCATATTCACAGAGATATTAAAAG TGCAAATATCTTACTAACTGATACGTATGTGCCCAAAATTTCTGACTTTGGACTTGCAAGAGCCTCTGTAACATTCACACGAACAATCTTGACTGAAAGAGTTGTTGGAACAGCAGCTTATATGGCTCCTGAAGCTCTGCGAGGAGAGGTAACACCTAAATCTGATATCTTCAGTTTTGGAGTG gTCTTACTAGAAATAATAACAGGTCTTCCTCCAGTAGATGAAAACCGGGAGCCACAGCTActg TTAAGTATCAAAGATGACATTGAGGATGAGGAAGCAACTATTGAGGATTACGTTGATGAAAAGATGAACGACTGGGATGCACTTTCAGttcataaaatatattcagttgCTGATCAATGtctgaatgagaaaaaaaacagaaggccAGACATTAAGACG GTCCTACAGCATCTACAAGAGATAAAAACTTGA